A window of Roseiflexus castenholzii DSM 13941 genomic DNA:
TGGCGTAGCGCGAGATTTATCTCGCATTGGTGGCGAGGCGAGAGGGGCGAGGCGAGAGGGGCGAGGCGAGAGGGGCGAGGCGAGAGGCGAGAGGCGAGAGGCGAGCGGGGCCCGACAATGGCGTAGCGCGAGATTTATCTCGCATTGGTGGCGAGGCGAGAGGGGCGAGGCGAGAGGGGCGAGGCGAGAGGCGAGAGGCGAGAGGCGAGCGGGGCCCGACAATGGCGTAGCGCGAGATTTATCTCGCATTGGTGGCGAGGCGAGAGGGGCGAGGCGAGAAGGGCGAGGTGAGAGGCGAGAGGCGAGCGGGGCCCGACAATGGCGTAGCGCGAGATTTATCTCGCATTGGTGGCGAGGCGAGAGGGGCGAGGCGAGAGGGGCGAGGCGAGAGGCGAGAGGGGAGGGGTGAGAGGGGCGAGGCGAGAGGGGAGGGGTGAGAGGGGCGAGGCGAGAGGGGCGAGGCGAGACATTCTCGTTCTTCGCCTATTCGTTGAAAATTCGTCAACGAAATTGACTCCAAATTGTTCATTTTCTTACACATTTGTGCAATATACTTTAATCAGACGCGAGTCGTTGCGGATGTCTTATGGCGATTGTGCAGTGACATCACATCACAGTGGGAGGTGGTATGCACGAACTTGCGCATCGCGCAGCGCTCGAGGCGCTGCGCTTCTGGGTGGCGGCGGCGAACAGGGAACATGCGCCCGCAGCGCCGGACGCTGCGTGTGATGTGGTGGATCGCGCTGCGCGGTTCGTCTGTGGCGGCGATGCTCCGCCGTGCCTTGATCTGACACGACCGCTCGCAACGGTCTTTGGGAGTCTTCAAGGGGCGTCGGCGGCATATGTGCGCCGCGCGCCGCTGGCGCTGACCGATGACATCCTCTTCCCGTCGACGGACGCGCGCGTTGACACGGCAGCCACCGACCGGCTGCGCGCGGCGTTGCGCGCAGCCGACAATCAGAGCGCGCACCTGCCGCTCGCGCCACGCATCGAGGCGCTCTTCTTCGCGTTTCAGCGGTTCGCCTGGTGTCTCCCTTCGCCCCTTGCCGGCGTGTCGCTGTACGACGCGGCGCGTATCCACGCAGCCGTCGCGGCGGCGCTGACCGCCGATTCCGGTCTGCTCCTCGTTGGCGGTGATGTGTCCGGGGTGCAGGAGTTTATCTACTCGATCAGCGCTGCCGGTGCGACCCGCCAGCTGCGCGGGCGGTCATTCTATCTCCAATTGCTGACCGAGGCATGCGCGCACTATGTGTTGCACCAGGCGGGGATGCCGTTCTGTAATCTGTTGTACGCCGGCGGCGGTCGCTTTTATGTGCTGCTTCCTGCGTCGTTCGAGTCGCGTCTTGGCGAATGGCGGCGCGCCATCGGCAGACTGCTCCTTGATGCGCACGGCGGCGCGCTCTACCTGGCAATCGGCGGAGTGCGCTTCGCGCCGCATGACTATAGCGAATCCACCTGGCAGGAGTTGACGCGCCGAATCGACGACGTGAAACGTCGCCGTTTTGCCGACCTCGATGATGCGACGTTCGCCCGGTTGTTCGAGCCGACGCAGCCGGAGCCGCCGCCGGACGTTGAAGAGCAATCCGCCGAACCGCTCGACGCCATGGGCGAGTCGCTCGCAGACCTGGGGCGGCAACTGGCGCGTGTGGCGCTGCTGTCGGTCGAGCCGGTGGAACCGCGCGCCGTCTCCTTTGATCGCGGCAAAGCGGGCTGGAACGACGTGCTGCGCGTGCTCGGCTTGAACGTCGAGCTGCTCGACCATCTGTGTGCTTATCGCGTTGACCACTCCCGGCGTCGGCGGGTGCTGCTGATCGATGACCGTGATCCGCAGTCTATCGCCCTCGGACCACAGGACGTCGTCGGGACGCGCTACACGGTCGCAGTGGCGCAACTGGCGACGGATCGCGATGTTGCGCAGTATCAGGCGCTCGAACGCGATGCTGGCGATGAGCAGACGTTGCGCGTCGGCGATGTCAAGCCGTTCAATCTGCTGGCGGAACAGAGCATCGGCGCGCGGCGGATGGGCGTGCTGCGCATGGATGTGGACGATCTCGGCGATCTGTTTGGGCGACGCCTGAGTCGCCCGTCGGGTCTGGCGGGTCTGGCTGTGACGGCAGCGCTCAGCACAACGTTGAGCCGCTACTTCGAGGGATGGGTCGGTGAACTGTGTCGCCGCGCCAATGATGATGGCGGCGCCGGCGGGGTATATGCCGTCTACAGCGGCGGCGACGATCTCTTCCTGGTGGGATCGTGGCATCGGATGCCACGCCTGGCGCAGCAGATTCGCAACGATTTTGCGCGCTACGTCTTGGGGCGCGCGCCCAATGCCGGCGAGACGCTGCCGATCACGCTGTCGGGCGGGATCACGCTGCACGCGGCGCGCTATCCGCTCTACCAGGCTGCCGATGATGCTGCTGAAGCGCTCGATGCCGCGAAACGCCATGCGCGTCCCGACCGGCACGCCAAGGATGCGGTGACTTTCCTGGGACGCACTCTGGGCTGGGAGCATTTCGGCGAAGCGGCGGACCTGTGCGCTGCCCTCGTCGATCTGGTGCAGGCGCAGGGTGTGCCGCGCAGCCTGCTGATGGTCATTCAAACGCTCGACGCGCGCTTTCGGCAGGAGCAGCGCCGCAACCGCAGTGGCGCCGCGCAGTTCGCCTATGGTCCGTGGGTATGGCAGGGGGCATACCAGTTGACGCGCGTTGCCGAACGATCACCAAACGGGGTCAAAGCGCAGATTGAGCGCCTGCGCGACCGGATCGTCGGCAATGAAGGCGTGCCGCAACGGTTCATCGAGCGGGCGGGACTCGCTGCGCGCTGGGCACAGTTACTGGTTCGTGAACGCAGCAATGCAAAGGAGGAACGATGAGCAATCCACGGAGCGAACAACGACTCACGGGCGACCAGCTGGCGCAGGAACTGGCGCCGCAGGAGACGCTTAAGCGGATCATTACCGAAGACACGACGGAGTCGATCCAGGCATTGACGGCAACTGCTGAGCGGATTGGCAGCCGTCTCGCGCGTGATGTCACCACGTCGCAGATCCGCAACATCTTCGGCACGGTGCGCGCAATTGAGCAGGACGTCAAAACCATTGATGATGACAGACCATTGCCGCTCCCCGTGCAGCGCGAGTTGCAGATGCTGCGCCCCAAACTCGCCTATCAGTATGGGCGCGTCCAGGGGCGCGACGATGATCCGGGCAAGGCGGCAATGGGCGCTCTGACGAAGATTCTGTCGGACTCCATCGGTCTCGTGGGCGCGGATACCCGTCGCTTCCGCAATTTCGTCGATTTTTTCGAGGCTATTCTTGCCTACCATCGTCGCTACGGCGGTCGCACCAACTGATAATGAAGGAGTGTTATGATGACGGAACGATTCGTCACCCTCCACGGGCGCATCTTTCTGCGCGCCGACATCGAACTGCTCACCGGCTTGCACATCGGCGGCGCGGCTGCCGGGCTGGAAATCGGCGGGCTGGATAAGCCGGTGATCCGCAACCCGCGCACGAATGAGCCATACATCCCCGGCTCTTCGCTCAAAGGCAAACTACGGTCACTCATGGAAAAGGCGCATGGCGCGCCACAAACGTTTCGAGTCAATGAAGGAGTGTTCGTCCACGCGCCCGAAAGCATCGCACAGTACCGTCAGTACCAGATGATCGGCGGCGTGTTCGGCGTGTTGCCGCGCTGGGGTCCGAACGGGAATCGCAACGCCTTCACCGTGCCGGCGCCAACGCGCCTGGCGGTGCGCGACGTGCCGCTGCGCGCCGAGTCGCGTGAGGAATTGAAGCGCCTGCGCACCGACCTGCCGTTTACCGAAATCAAGTGGGAAGCCGCCATCGACCGGGTTACATCCGCTGCTGCGCCGCGTCAGATCGAGCGCGTGCCCGCCGGTGCGGTCTTCGGTCCGGCGGAACTGGTCTATAGCGTGTATGTGGGGAAGGAGGAAACACCGACCGGTGTCGCTGCGCTGTTCGATACGGTCATTGAGGCGCTGCTGCACCTGGAAGACGATTACCTTGGCGGCATGGGGTCGCGCGGCAACGGGCAGGTGCGCCTGAAGAATCTGCACATCAGCGCGCGGCGCGTCCGCAACGGGCAGTATGGCGACGAAATGCAGTTCGATAGCCAACCGGCGTCGCTGAAAGAACTCGACCGCGCGGCGCTGAAGACGTGGCTGGAGAAGACCTTCGCGTAGCGGGGTGATTCGATGAACGATCTGACTGTCTACGCTCTGGTTCCGCCGCCGGATCGACGGACACTCTGTTTTCACTTTGGTCGTCAGGGGATTGGTCTGGAGGAAACCGGCGAAACCTTTCCGTCCGACTCGTTGTTTGCCGCGCTGGTGGCGCAGGCAGCGACGCTCGACAACGCCGATCTCGATGCGGAGGGTATTCCGGCGTTTGCGCGCCCTTTTCGCAATGGCAATCCGCCGTTGTTCCACAGTTCGCTCTTTCCGCGCCTCGGCGATCTGCCGCTGCTGCCGCGCCCGGCGTTGCCCCTCGTGACGCCGGACGACGACATACGTATGCGGATCGGCAAGCGGTTCAAGCGCCTGAAGTATCTGTCGCCTGCGCTGTTCGCCGATGTGTGCGCCGGTCGCCCGATTGCCGACGCGCCGCTTATGCTCCAGGACGGGAAGGTCTGGATAACAGCAGCGGAAGCGCGGACGCTGACCGTCGATCCCTGGCGACGCCAGGCGAACGAGAGCGACGAGGCGTGGAAGCGGCGGCTGGAAACGACGCCAATCTGGTCGATTGTCAGCGAGCCGTACGTGACCGTTGATCGGGTCAGTTGCGCCTCGGCGTACTATGAGGTCGGGCGGGTGACTTTTGCGCCGGGCGCGGGTCTGGCGCTGTTGGTGCGCTTTGTCGATCCGGCGTGGCGCTTGCGCTTTGAACAGTTGCTCGACCTGCTGGGGCACAGTGGGCTTGGTGGTCGGCGCGCCAGCAGCGGCGCATTCGACTGGCAGCCTGGCAAGGCACTGGATGTCACATGGGGCGCGGCAGGGGGACGCGCGGTGCTCCTCTCGCGCTATCTTCCGGCGCAGCACGAGATTGCTGCCTTGCGCAGTGATCGCGCAGCGTATCAACTGGTCAACATCGGTGGATGGTTGTTCAGCCCAGGACACCTGCCGCAACGCCGGCAACGGGTGCGCATGGTCGCCGAGGGGTCAGTGCTCGATGTGCGCGCCGCCAATCCGCGCGGTCAGGTGGTTGATGTGCGCCCTGATTATCGCAAAAGCAAAAACCCGCATCCCGCGCTCGGCAAGAATGTCGGCACGCCGCACCCCGTCTACCGTAGCGGACTGGCGCTGACGGCGCCGATCCCCGATTGGAAGGAGGAGTCCTGATGGCATTGGTGCGCAACCAGGTCGTTTCCCTGACCGTCACTACCATCACGCCGCTCCACATCGGCACAGGCGACCGGCTGGCGGCAAACCTGGATTACTATGTGGACGGCGACGCCACGCTGGTGATCAATGCTGACGCTGCGCTCGAATTGGTGGTCGAAACCTGGCAGCAGCGCCGCGTGCCGTATGAGGAGCAACTGCGGCGCTTCAACGCAGAACTGGCGCAGGAAGAAGAACGCATCCGCCGGGCGGACGAGCGTCTGCGTCGTCAGATTGAGCAGTTCGAGGAGAGTCCGCCGCGGCGCAAGGACGAGTATGAACGTCAGGCGAACCGTTTTCGTGAGGAGGCGCAGCGTCTGAAGGAACGCAAGCAGCGCCTGGCGGAGCACAGCGCGAATCCGCCGCAGCCGGACGATACCGGCGATCTGTTGCCGCCGGAATTGATCGCCGGCAGCACGTTCGACCAACTGGTTGATGGCGGGTTGTTGCCACGCGACCGGTTGCGTGAACGCGCAACGGTCAACGGGCGTCCGCTGGTGCGCTATGCGCTGAACGGACGCCCGGCGTCCGGCGAGGTCTACGAGCAGATTAAGGATGTCGCCGACCGACTCTATCTGCCGGGGTCGTCGCTCAAAGGCGCAATCCGCAGCGCGCTGGCGTGGGACATGGCGCACAGTCCGGCGGTCGCGGCGCTTCAACATGCGGTGAAGGGGGGGCCGAAAAACGCTGATGACGCCATCGAACAGGAGGTGTTTCTCGGCACGCTGCGAACGCAACGCCGTATCAACAACACGGTGCGTGACGTGCTGCGCGCGCTCCGCATCGGTGACAGCGCGCCGGTCGCAGTTGCGCCCGATCTGCTGGCGGTGCGCATCTACCGCAGCCGGTCGGCGCAGGGATTGATTGCGCTCGAAGCCATCCCCGTCGATGTCGAGTTTCGCGCAGCGCTTCAGATCGAACAGTATCCGTTCGAGAGCGGGGTCGCGCGCGCCGTGATCGACTTCGGCGATTGGCAGCGCCGGTTGCAGCCGGATGAACTTGCGGCAGCGTGCCGACGGCGCGCCGGGCGCCTGATCGACGGCGAACTCGCATATTTCAACCGCCAGACCGACGCCGCCGAACTGGTCCGCTTCTATGCCGATCTGCGCGCGCGCCTGGAAAGGATGGATGCGCGCGCGTTTCTGTTGCCCATCGGCTGGGGCGCCGGTTGGCGCTCCAAGACCCTCGACGACCGGTTGCGCCAGGGGACGGATCGTGACAATGCGTTTGCGCAAATCGTTCAACGTCACACCCTCAAAAAGCACAAATCCGCCGGTTTTCGCCCCGGCGACGCTTTCCCGGAGACGCGCAAAGTCATCATGCGCGGCGCATTACCCTGGCGACCGCTTGGGTGGGTCGAGGCGCGCTTCGATCTGAACGGTGAACGTTGAATACCAATGACCGGTGACCATCCGGCATGGTCACCCCGAGCAGCGCGAGGGGGCGTGCGCGACCCGCGCCGATTCCGCGCTGCGCGCGGTCAGATTCCTCGCTGCGCTCGGAATGACAAGTCGCTGCGCTCGGAATGACAAGTCGCTGCGCTCGGAATGACACGAAGGCGGCATCTTCAATCGTCATTGGTAGTTGCCGAAAGCCCACGCACAAAAGTCTTTCGGCGAAACAAATGACACGAAGGCGGCATCTTCAATCGTCATTGGTAGAATATCGAACGCTGGAGGTCGTTATGCATCTCCTGGTTCTGGCAAACATCGGCAACAGCGACCTGATCGCAGACAGCAGGCGGCTTCAGCGTCCGCGTGCGGACGGCGAGGCGGCATGGCAGACATTCGAGCGGCATACATTTGAGACGCCGATCATCGAACCGTGCGTTCGCTGGATCATCGGCAGGAATGGGCGGATTGACCGCCTGATCCTGTTCTATACCGATCAACCGGCAACGCCGGAGACGCTGAAACCGGATCGGTCCGGCATGTCGCTGCGCGACAAAGATACGCTCTGGTATGCGCGCATTATCGAGCGCCTGTTGCGCGAGCGATTCGGCGACCGGATTGGACATCTTGAGTGTCAGGCGATTCGACGCATTGATGGCCGCAACATCAATCCCAGCATATACGACGAAGCCTTCGACGCCTATGCCGGTCTGGTCGCACCGCTGGTGGACGCGCAGACGACATGCTACGTCTTGATGGCGGGCGGCATCCCGGCGTGTAATACGGCGTTGCAACTGAATGCCATCAGCGCCTTCGGTGACCGCTGCCGCGTGGTGTACCAGCCGGAAGGCGGGCAACCTTACGACTTGCGCGTCGGTGATCAGGTGCTGAACGTCTTCCGTCGCGCAACCGCCATTGATGCGCTCGAACGCCTCGACTTCGCCACGGCGCTCCCCCTGGTGCGTCAGGTTGCCGATGGCGCTGTGGCTGCGCTGGTGGCATATGCCCACTATCGCGAATGCTTCGACTTTGAGCGCGCGCAGACGACGCTCAGCCACGGCATTCGTCAGGCGAGCGGCGAACTGCGCTCCTTTCTCGCCAACCTCGAACACGATCTTGACCCGCTCATGCTCCGTTCCGACATAGACGCATTGCTGCGCGAACTTGTCGCCAATGCGACCATCACCTTTCGCAACGGGCGCTACGCCGATTTTCTGGGGCGCCTCTTCCGCTTCCAGGAAGCCGCGCTGCGCTTTATCATCGAAACGAAACTCGGCTTGCCGACCGATATGAGCAAAGAGCGCAAAGCAACCAACCTGCCGGAGTACAGGCAACGCATCGATGCCGACCCCGGCCTGAAAGCCTGGCTCGACGCGCGCACAATTGACGGAACGCCGCTGCGCTACGACACCCCCAACATCCCAACGCTTCAGGCGATGCTCGACTATCTCATCGATCCCGCGAGCGTTAAGCCCGATGGTGCGCCGTATCTGCCCAAGGACGAGCGCGGACGTCTCACCGGCGTCAAGCAACGGCTGGACAAAATTACGTCTTTGTCGCAATTGCGCAACCAAAGCGTGATTGCGCACGGATTTGCGGGCGTTTCGCGTGAGCGGTTGGCGGAGGTGTACGGCGGCGACCCGGATGCCCTGATCGCCGACCTGCGCGAGATTGTGAAGCTGCTGGGGTTGTCGGCGCAGGAGTCGCCATTCGAGCAGATTGCCGGCATTGCTATCGAGCAGTTGCGCCATCTGACGTGACGCATGGGCACACCGTCGCGTTCGGCAGGAACCGCAGCGATGAAGCCGTTGCCGATCTGCGCCACACGTCGCAGACGCCTGCACCCTCGTCGTTGGGCGACCGCCTGGCGAGTCGCCGGACGCGACGATCAATCGGTTGATCGACATCTTGCTGCGCGCGGTGAAACAGCCGCAGCGCGGGCGAAACGACGCCCAATTGCCGCACCTTAACAACTGCATCGCACCTACCGTCGCTATCGTCGGAGCATCGTCGTGGGAGCCAGCCGCGTCCGTTGCCGTGTGGACTACGAGGGGGCGGACCGCGCGTCCCGCTGTCATTGCGAGCCGCCGCAGGCGGCGAAGCAATCCGCGCGTCCCGCTGTCATTGCGAGCCGCCGCAGGCGGCGAAGCAATCCGCGCGTCCCGCTGTCATTGCGAGCCGCCGCAGGCGGCGAAGCAATCCGCGCGTCCCGCTGTCATTGCGAGCCGCCGCAGGCGGCGAAGCAATCCCCTCGTCCCGCATCCCAACGAGTTCCAGGGCGGACAATACGCACGCACGTAGTGTTGCCCTCACCCCCTGCCCCGCTCCCGCACGCGGGAGCGGGGGGAGTGGCGCCACACGCGGGAGCGGGGGAGTGGCGCCATACGCGGGAGCGAGGGGAGCAGTCCGCCCTTAAACGAGGGAGGGTGCTGCCCCTGTCATTGCGCGACCGGCGCAGCCGGTCGAAGCAATCCGCGCGTCCCGCTGTCATTGCGCGACCGGCGCAGCCGGTCGAAGCAATCCTCTCGTCCCGCACCCGGTTCGACGCTCAACAGCGCCACTCTTCCACCCTCAAGGCGCCCCCCTATACCGGTGTCGAAATGCTGTGGTACAACGTCTCTTCGCAAAATCCCCTTTGGGGGCTTGATAAGGATACGTCAATGCCTGTATCGCTCATCTTTACCATTCGCCCGCTGGCGGCTGCGGAAAAACCGGCATCGCTCGGATTACCTGTGACCATCCGGCATGGTCAACCCGAGCAGCGCGAGGGGTCGTGCGCAACCCGCTTAGATTCCTCGCTGCGCTCGGAATGACACGCCGCTGCGCTCGGAATGACACGCCGCTGCGCTCGGAATGACACGCCGCTGCGCTCGGAATGACACGCCGCTGCGCTCGGAATGACACGCCGCTGCGCTCGGAATGACACGCCGCTGCGCTCGGAATGACACGCCGCTGCGCTCGGAATGACACGCCGCTGCGCTCGGAATGACACGCCGCTGCGCTCGGAATGACACGCATGCGGCATCTTCAATCATCATTGGTATTATGGCGCAACGTCTCTTCGGAAAATCCCCTTCGGGGGCTTGAAAGGATACGTCAATGCCTGTATCGCTCATCTTCACCATTCGCCCGCTGGCGGCTGCGGAAAAACCGGCATCACTCGGACGCGCAGCGCACGCCGCCATTCTGCGCCTGATCGGGGACAGTGATCCGGCGCTTGCGACCCGGCTCCACGACGACGATGGACCCAAACCGTTGACCGTCTCGAATGTCATCGGTCTGGAAGCGCGCCAGCATATGGCGCGCGTCTATCCCGATCGTCGGTATCGGCTGCGGGTAACGTTATTGACCCCGGCGCTCGAAGCGATTGCCGCCGCCTGGCGGCCCGCTGCGCTGGCGCCGCTCGACCTCGACGGGCTGCTCTGGCGCATCGAGCAGATTACCGACAACCCTGGCGACGATCCCTGGGCAGGGCGCGCCGCATATGAGGAATTGGCGACGGCGCTCCTCGCTCGCCACGCCACATCCGCGCGCTGGACCTTCGAGTTTGCAACGCCGGTCACCTTCCGGCAGCGCGGTCTCAACCAGCCGCTGCCATTGCCGGCGCTGACCTTCGGCAGCCTTCTCGAACGCTGGAACGCCTTTGCGCCCATTGCCCTGCCCGATGAGACGCGCCGATTTGCCGAAGAGTGCATCGCCGTAAGCCGCTTCGAACTGCGATCACGCTCCGATCCGACGAAGGGTGGGGCGCCGCAGATCGGCGCCATCGGTCGTGTGACCTATGCCGCCGTCAACCGCGACCGGTACTGGCTGGCGTGTATCGACGCGCTGGCGCACTTCACACTGTTCAGCGGTATCGGCGCCGGCGTCGCTCGCGGCTATGGGCAGGCGCGCCTGCTGGACGACGATCACACCGGCGCGCGTCCACACACCACCGGGCAGCCGGATGGGTTGTCCGCATAAACGACATCTTTGCTGCCGGGTGCAGGGTCTCGATTGTTGTGCAACCGTAGTACTCTGGCGCCACGAATTGACCCAACTTTCGGCATACAATCTCGCCGGGTGGGAGTGCGTCCGTTGCGGAAGCAAGGCGCGCCCCTCGTCGCGTGTTGGCATACCACACCCGCGCAGGAGAAGCGTCATGGCAACATCGCGTGCATGGCGGGTTGACCTGGCAGACCTCCCACACACATACCACACCCGCGCAGGAGAAGCGTCATGGACACCCTCTACGTGACCGAACAGGGCAGCGAGATCGGCTGCGACGGTGAACGGTTGGCAGTGCGGCGCGACAACGCCATCATCGCCAGCATACCGCTGATCAAGATCGAGGACATCGTCATTATCGGCAACGTCGGACTGAGCACCCCCGCCATCAAGCGCATGCTCGACAACGGCATCAACGTCACGTTTCTGACGGTACACGGGCGCTATCAGGGGCGATTGGTCGGCAGCGTCAGCGCCCATGCCGCGCTGCGCGCCGCACAATATCGGCGCGCCGACGACCGCGCCTGGTCGCTGCGCCTGGCGCAGCGGTTCGTCGAAGGCAAACTGCGCAACTGCCGCGCCCTGCTGCGCCGTTTTGCGCGCAACCGCGCCGACGCGCCAGCGGAAGCCGGGCAAGCCGCCGACGACCTCGACCGCTTCATTGATCGCGTGCCGCGCACCACCACCCTCAACGCACTTATGGGAGTGGAAGGCAGCGCCACTGCGCGCTACTTCGCCGGCGTCCGCGCCCTGATCGGAGCGGAATGGCGCTTCGAGGCGCGCATCCGGCGTCCACCGCCGGATCGTGTGAACGCCCTGCTCTCGTTTGGCTACACCCTGCTGGTTCACAAAATGCTCGGCGCCGTTGAAGCAGCCGGCTTCGACCCGTATCTCGGCTACCTCCACCACATCGACTACGGACGACCATCACTGGCGCTCGACCTGATCGAAGAGTTCCGCCCTATCCTGGTCGACTCGCTAGTAATCCGTTGTTGCAACGACGGGCGCATCGCGTTCGACGACTTCACCGAAACGCCGGATGGCGACTATCCGGTCTTGCTGAGTGATGACGGCAAACGGCGCTTTGTCGCCGCATTCGAGGAACGCATGCGCACTGAAGCCACCCATCCCGACGGCGCCGACGGACGACCGGGGAAAGTCAGTTACCTGCGCTGTCTGGCGCTTCAGGCGCGGCGTCTGGCGCGAGCGGTGCAGGGAGGAGCGG
This region includes:
- the cas10 gene encoding type III-A CRISPR-associated protein Cas10/Csm1; the encoded protein is MHELAHRAALEALRFWVAAANREHAPAAPDAACDVVDRAARFVCGGDAPPCLDLTRPLATVFGSLQGASAAYVRRAPLALTDDILFPSTDARVDTAATDRLRAALRAADNQSAHLPLAPRIEALFFAFQRFAWCLPSPLAGVSLYDAARIHAAVAAALTADSGLLLVGGDVSGVQEFIYSISAAGATRQLRGRSFYLQLLTEACAHYVLHQAGMPFCNLLYAGGGRFYVLLPASFESRLGEWRRAIGRLLLDAHGGALYLAIGGVRFAPHDYSESTWQELTRRIDDVKRRRFADLDDATFARLFEPTQPEPPPDVEEQSAEPLDAMGESLADLGRQLARVALLSVEPVEPRAVSFDRGKAGWNDVLRVLGLNVELLDHLCAYRVDHSRRRRVLLIDDRDPQSIALGPQDVVGTRYTVAVAQLATDRDVAQYQALERDAGDEQTLRVGDVKPFNLLAEQSIGARRMGVLRMDVDDLGDLFGRRLSRPSGLAGLAVTAALSTTLSRYFEGWVGELCRRANDDGGAGGVYAVYSGGDDLFLVGSWHRMPRLAQQIRNDFARYVLGRAPNAGETLPITLSGGITLHAARYPLYQAADDAAEALDAAKRHARPDRHAKDAVTFLGRTLGWEHFGEAADLCAALVDLVQAQGVPRSLLMVIQTLDARFRQEQRRNRSGAAQFAYGPWVWQGAYQLTRVAERSPNGVKAQIERLRDRIVGNEGVPQRFIERAGLAARWAQLLVRERSNAKEER
- the csm2 gene encoding type III-A CRISPR-associated protein Csm2 — its product is MSNPRSEQRLTGDQLAQELAPQETLKRIITEDTTESIQALTATAERIGSRLARDVTTSQIRNIFGTVRAIEQDVKTIDDDRPLPLPVQRELQMLRPKLAYQYGRVQGRDDDPGKAAMGALTKILSDSIGLVGADTRRFRNFVDFFEAILAYHRRYGGRTN
- the csm3 gene encoding type III-A CRISPR-associated RAMP protein Csm3, which codes for MMTERFVTLHGRIFLRADIELLTGLHIGGAAAGLEIGGLDKPVIRNPRTNEPYIPGSSLKGKLRSLMEKAHGAPQTFRVNEGVFVHAPESIAQYRQYQMIGGVFGVLPRWGPNGNRNAFTVPAPTRLAVRDVPLRAESREELKRLRTDLPFTEIKWEAAIDRVTSAAAPRQIERVPAGAVFGPAELVYSVYVGKEETPTGVAALFDTVIEALLHLEDDYLGGMGSRGNGQVRLKNLHISARRVRNGQYGDEMQFDSQPASLKELDRAALKTWLEKTFA
- the csm4 gene encoding type III-A CRISPR-associated RAMP protein Csm4 — its product is MNDLTVYALVPPPDRRTLCFHFGRQGIGLEETGETFPSDSLFAALVAQAATLDNADLDAEGIPAFARPFRNGNPPLFHSSLFPRLGDLPLLPRPALPLVTPDDDIRMRIGKRFKRLKYLSPALFADVCAGRPIADAPLMLQDGKVWITAAEARTLTVDPWRRQANESDEAWKRRLETTPIWSIVSEPYVTVDRVSCASAYYEVGRVTFAPGAGLALLVRFVDPAWRLRFEQLLDLLGHSGLGGRRASSGAFDWQPGKALDVTWGAAGGRAVLLSRYLPAQHEIAALRSDRAAYQLVNIGGWLFSPGHLPQRRQRVRMVAEGSVLDVRAANPRGQVVDVRPDYRKSKNPHPALGKNVGTPHPVYRSGLALTAPIPDWKEES
- the csm5 gene encoding type III-A CRISPR-associated RAMP protein Csm5 encodes the protein MALVRNQVVSLTVTTITPLHIGTGDRLAANLDYYVDGDATLVINADAALELVVETWQQRRVPYEEQLRRFNAELAQEEERIRRADERLRRQIEQFEESPPRRKDEYERQANRFREEAQRLKERKQRLAEHSANPPQPDDTGDLLPPELIAGSTFDQLVDGGLLPRDRLRERATVNGRPLVRYALNGRPASGEVYEQIKDVADRLYLPGSSLKGAIRSALAWDMAHSPAVAALQHAVKGGPKNADDAIEQEVFLGTLRTQRRINNTVRDVLRALRIGDSAPVAVAPDLLAVRIYRSRSAQGLIALEAIPVDVEFRAALQIEQYPFESGVARAVIDFGDWQRRLQPDELAAACRRRAGRLIDGELAYFNRQTDAAELVRFYADLRARLERMDARAFLLPIGWGAGWRSKTLDDRLRQGTDRDNAFAQIVQRHTLKKHKSAGFRPGDAFPETRKVIMRGALPWRPLGWVEARFDLNGER
- the cas6 gene encoding CRISPR system precrRNA processing endoribonuclease RAMP protein Cas6 codes for the protein MPVSLIFTIRPLAAAEKPASLGRAAHAAILRLIGDSDPALATRLHDDDGPKPLTVSNVIGLEARQHMARVYPDRRYRLRVTLLTPALEAIAAAWRPAALAPLDLDGLLWRIEQITDNPGDDPWAGRAAYEELATALLARHATSARWTFEFATPVTFRQRGLNQPLPLPALTFGSLLERWNAFAPIALPDETRRFAEECIAVSRFELRSRSDPTKGGAPQIGAIGRVTYAAVNRDRYWLACIDALAHFTLFSGIGAGVARGYGQARLLDDDHTGARPHTTGQPDGLSA
- the cas1 gene encoding CRISPR-associated endonuclease Cas1 — translated: MDTLYVTEQGSEIGCDGERLAVRRDNAIIASIPLIKIEDIVIIGNVGLSTPAIKRMLDNGINVTFLTVHGRYQGRLVGSVSAHAALRAAQYRRADDRAWSLRLAQRFVEGKLRNCRALLRRFARNRADAPAEAGQAADDLDRFIDRVPRTTTLNALMGVEGSATARYFAGVRALIGAEWRFEARIRRPPPDRVNALLSFGYTLLVHKMLGAVEAAGFDPYLGYLHHIDYGRPSLALDLIEEFRPILVDSLVIRCCNDGRIAFDDFTETPDGDYPVLLSDDGKRRFVAAFEERMRTEATHPDGADGRPGKVSYLRCLALQARRLARAVQGGADYEPFAVR